One window of the Phycodurus eques isolate BA_2022a chromosome 7, UOR_Pequ_1.1, whole genome shotgun sequence genome contains the following:
- the ppm1lb gene encoding protein phosphatase, Mg2+/Mn2+ dependent, 1Lb isoform X3: MLDREMLEKLSATYNEAGTTCLVALLSDKELTVANVGDSRGVLCDKDGNAIPLSHDHKPYQLKERKRIKKAGGFISFNGSWRVQGILAMSRSLGDYTLKNLNVVIPDPDVLSFDLNKLQPEFMILASDGLWDTFSNEEAVRFVRERLDEPHFGAKSIVLQSYYRGCPDNITVMVVKFKGKTGAQ; this comes from the exons gCACCACATGTCTGGTGGCCCTGCTGTCCGATAAGGAACTGACTGTCGCCAACGTCGGCGACTCGCGCGGAGTCCTGTGTGATAAAGACGGCAACGCCATTCCTCTATCTCACGACCACAAGCCGTACCAGCTAAAAGAACGCAAGAGGATCAAGAAAGCTG GCGGTTTCATCAGTTTCAACGGTTCGTGGCGCGTGCAGGGCATCCTGGCCATGTCCCGCTCCCTGGGCGACTACACCCTGAAGAATCTCAACGTGGTCATCCCCGATCCCGACGTCCTCTCCTTCGACCTGAACAAGCTGCAGCCCGAGTTCATGATACTGGCGTCGGATGGCCTCTGGGACACCTTCAGCAACGAAGAGGCCGTGCGTTTCGTCCGCGAACGCCTGGACGAGCCGCACTTCGGCGCCAAGAGCATCGTCCTCCAGTCGTACTACCGCGGCTGCCCCGACAACATCACCGTCATGGTGGTCAAGTTCAAAGGCAAGACCGGTGCGCAATAG